The DNA region ATGCATTCTGCAGCATAAATACTCCATAACTAGAAAGTATTACATGAATTATTATAGAAATCAAAAGCCACACTATCTAACACAATCAATGTAACATCTTTAATGAAATGCTGCTCATAGTTTGAAtggatattttttaaatgtttctgaaaaaatgcaaacagaAACACTTTCATATTACTTCTATCTTCAGCCCTTTACAGATCTTCAAAACATTCTAAGACCGACAATCTTGCAGAATATTTCAAAGACAGATCTTTTATACTGTAATATAAATTTTGCCAAAGTTTGCCTGAAATTGTGTATGGTGGTGAGAAGTTCTTACCTTATTACTGGGTAGCCAGACTCCTAGAGGATCCAGCCACGTTGGAAGAGATGATTGATTCTGACTCCTTGTTGGTCTTCTGCAACTTTTGCTTGGAGACGGTGATTGTGCAGGAGTGCGATATGGTGCAATATCACCAAAGTAAATGCTACTTGTTCCTTCAAGAAGTCCATTGCTCTCCCTTGAACATTCCTAGAACAATTTAAAAGTAAAGAACAGTCATTTGTAAATCAGGACTCAAGAGAAAGCTACATTTAAATAGTGATTAGAGTAATCATATGAGATTATCCAAAGGAACCTCAATTGTATGAATTTCTTTGCAATTTAAGGgaatcttaaaattttaaattcaatctTAAGACTTTTGGCTTTCATCAAGATTCATAAGAAAGCAAACGTATCCCTGAGGACTAGCCCATGATGTACCAGTAACAACTGAAGAACTGAGAGTTCTGCAAGCTCCCTCTCTGTCTTCTTCTTAATCTTTTCAATTACAATCAGATTTCCCTTAATTGTCATATTTTAGTAGAATCTTAACAAGGACAATGTCCTATCCCCCTTCAATCATTAGTCTACTAATGAAAGTCATGTGTTACAAGTGCATGTACTGACTGCTGACTGATAGAAGGCAAACCTAAATTTAAGTTTTGCCGCTGCAACTCTGAAATGGTGGTAACAAGAGAGagttaaattatcaaaaattacatttataattttggaaataaattttgtcaTTGCCCCAAAGTTAATACACACCATTCTTAGAATTCTTATGTAAATCATCtagatttttttacatatttttactATTGTTGACCTCTTTAttacttttttaagttttagtttgtaaactgaGAGATTTCataaaaaaggttgtggttattcatcatggtgaataacaataaaagctaagttttccgtttgtctcatgatgtagtcaTGTGTGGTGTAAATTGCAACATTTCAACTGCATACTTCTAGTCTTCTTCAAGCAAATGACAATGTGAAGAAGACTAGCATTATGCAGTCGAAACATCACGATCTACATCACatgtgactacatcgtgagacaaatggaaaacttagcttttattgttaatCTAAgagatataattttttatctaGAGAAGAATTATGGAGACTACCAATACTACATCTAAGCTTAATTATCCATGCATTTTTAATTGCTTCGTAGTAATCCTCTACTGGAGGACAGACACATTGATGACACCACCATGAACAactctttgcttttttatttcacataGTATGTGTTGAGCTACTAACTGTGTTTTGATGaacaagaaagcagtttaaTCAACTCTGTTTCATTATGGTGGCTGAGAAAGGAGAGTTACATGCTGAGTTTCTTCTTAAAATATAAGAAGGTCAATATGGAATGAATTCAGTTTATTGACCTTCATCTGTTCAACAATGGATCATAACAGATATCAAACAGCAGTGATACACTTGACTGCACCTTGTATGCCATTTTCCtatttttaccacattttgatgtcatcagtAATCTCTAGAATAGCAACAGCCCAACATGGGACCTCCTTAGACTCTAAAAACTTAATTTAATCTGTTATGATCCATTGTTGAACAGATGAAGGTCAATATGGAATGAATTTAGTTTATTGACCTTCATCTGTTCAACAATGGATCATAACAGATATCAAACAGCAGTGATACACTTGACTGCACCTTGTATGCCATTTTCctattcttaccacattttgacgtcatcagTAATCTCTAGAATAGCGACAGCCCAACATGGGACCTCCTTAGACACTAAAAACTTAATTTGCAAAATACTAACCCACTGGGATGACGATATTTTAAGAAGAAACTCAGCATGTAACTCTCCTTTCTCAGCCACCATAATGAAACAGAGTTGATTAAACTATATGCCAAAATTTTCTGCTTTCTTGTTCATCAAAACACAGTTAGTAGATCAACACATACTATGTGATTTTCTCAGCCacaaatttagaaataaaacaagatGCATAAAAGTGAAAGATGGAAATATCTGAAGGCTAtttaattgctttgttttgtatACACCTCATagggtaaaagaaaaatttgaataacaagAACACCCAACAGACAGAATGTTCAAGATTTAAATAATAACCCTGAGGGCGCTACATACTTATCTCTTCCAAGTAAATTAAGAGAGCTCCAAATATGACAAAAATGCATTTTACCGACACCTTTAAACCAAAAGAAATTTGCCTATAATTTTTCTAAAAGTTTGTGTCTCAGTAGTTTACCTTTGGTAAGAAAGTTGAATATTAATTTGTTAACTGGTTTGATTTCACAAAGTTACTGCGCTACAGCGTTGCaaatttctaagaaaaaaattacctaaCAGCTGTACAGAAAAATGCACAATATTTACCTTCTTATCAACCGTACTCGACGAGACTTAACAGCGAGTAATCAAGGCTCACATTGGCTaaatttcagtaaaatttcTAATGTGATCAGTCGACGTTAAACTTAGCAGATAAACTGTTGTATCAACAATGGTGTCTAAAGTTCGAGAATAATGTggtgtaaatttttcaaaagattatTTTTGTTCCATGTAAAATCCAAAATTATTAAGTATAGCCAATTTTGTATCCTTTTTAACACGTATTTGCTATGTTTGCAGACCACTCACCGGTCTGTTGACATTTCTTCCACTCTTCGATTGTCCGTCCTTGAACTGAGCTGTCTTGGACGAAACTTCGTGTAAACTCAATCTGTAACTTTTCTTCTCTGGAGAGACAGCACTCTTGGGCTCTTTGATTTGTAAATACGGTAAGGCCTGCATTTTGACTGAGCCTTGACCACCAATTAATATCAAATTAAGCCATCACGAATTTGCTTACATTCGTACAACTTGGTTGCTAATGAAGCTAGGCCAGGTTACCTAGCATAATTAAATTCCTCCACATGCCGTCGTTTGGTTAATATTTACAATTCAATTAGATTAACCTCAAAGTCATTATCCGATCGTGAAAAGTCAGCTGACATGCTCTGGGTCTGAGACTTCACTGATATTAGAATGTCTGCCCTTTCTTCTGAAGAGCCGGTGAATGAGGTAAAAACGGAGGGAAACCGCGCGATCCGCCTCTCAAACGTAAGTGTTGTCATTTTTTGGTTGCCGCCAAGCCGATATTGCACCAATATTTGTTGATCGATACAAGCTCTCAAGCGGGAAGTACAAAAGGTAAGTTTCCCTGAGCGATGCTAAATTCGGCAGCCTCTACATTAGTGGACTCTGATCTTGCAAGAACAGGTGAAAGAGAAACAATTGGTCGAAACATAACTTCACTGTACGGGAATGCGAAGAACAATACAGAAACCCTGAAGGAACAATTGGAAACTTTCACCATTAAAAACAAAGATGTGTTGAGGGATCACAGAGATAAAATGACAAGCCGAACTTCGACCGTAGAAGAAAACGGACATGTCAAGCAGTCTCGAGATGTCGGAAATGTCTCCGAACAAAAGATAATGAGTCCAAAAACAGAAAGAGGAAGAAGACTCTTACCAGCAACTCCAAAGTCACTTTATTTATCCCAGAGTCCAGTGACTCCGTCGATTAATTATTCAGCTGAAATTGTGACATTAAAATCCAAACGACTGAGTACGTCCTCATCACGAAGCAGTAATACTTCTTTATCTTCGGAAGATGACCTCGGTAGAtcgaaaatcaaacaaacccaCATTGCGCTTTATAAGTTCGTGGCCCGACACGACGACGAAGTTAGCTTGGAAACTGGAGATGCGGTTCATGTGAACAAGAAGGATGAAGATCTGTGGTTCGTAGGGATTAATTTGCGGACCGGCGAATCAGGAATTTTCCCATCTCGCTACGTCTCTGATATTTTGCGAGAAAGCGACGTTCAAGGTTAGAGTGATATTCTTGTCAGAAAAATAGCTCGGGTCTAACATTCAactctattttctttgtttaactttgaaaagaatgaaacaatttcctttcagcTTTTATGGATTAGGAAACAATGGAAATAACAACAAATAGCAAATAAGTGATAACCAGCTTcctaaaatgaatgaaacatATAATTATGTAGGTGGTAACTTCTTTATTATTCAAATTACTGCCATCAACATCGGTGTTGTCGTCattacaaacaaataaatggaTTGCATGCTAGAGAGCCTTTCTAAAAACAGACGTTGATTACGTAATAAAGGCAAAGCATGTTTGTTcaaaaattacacttttgttGCTGGCCCAAAGCAAGCAAATTTATCATAACTCGATTTTTCTAATAAATCAAACTCTCAAAGTGAtctcaattgaaattttttttggttaagaGTCTTCATTGACTAATATtagttaacaattattcattttcacCGACATtaaggtgaataattgttttaacaaTACACCAGACTAGAGCCAGAAAAATGGTCGGAAATGAAGTTCTTGAGGGGCTATTTTCCTCTGGCAGCTTGGAGATTCATAGCACTAACTAATCACTTGCGAGGCTAAATTTTGCCACTACTATGATCAAGACTAGAAATATAAGTcagcaaattttgaaaaaaaataagtttacaaaaataattatttaattctaCTAAGAGCATATATGATCTAAACATATATATTATAAATAAAGCAGTCAGCAAGACATATTTTCTACTCTTTCAGACAATTCCAAAAGAGGTACACAAGTGAATCAGTTCAGTGTCAGGTATGTACAATGTAACATTTGGGTGTAAAATGGAAAGAGAAAGCatctttaatttcaaatataGCAAGTGTACTATCTCTATATTTACAATATAGGTTATAAAATGATTCCAAGTTTTATTTATAATTAGAGAGTATTGTCAGGTAAACTCTTctaggattgaaaaaaaatcagcaagaGCTCATTGTGGTCTTTATAAGTGGATTTTTGGAGTGTAATATTAAAAAGATATTGCTTAAGAAATTATTACACATCAGTAATGTACATATTACTTTGTACTGTTTGGGATTAGTTGACCAGATTGATATGCTCTCAGTTAAAGAGCGTGTTAACACTTTAGcagatgaaaaatgaaaaatttgtcaagGAGTTGTTTCATTTAGAATGAATTAGAAACCTAAGAACTGAAAAATGATTTGTTCTCAGTAATCATTTTCTTCTGGGCCACTTATCAtaagttcttttttaattgaatttggAATTGACATTCCATTGAATTGAACTTGAATATTTAATAAACTAAAATTGAATTATCTTTGATGTGCGATCAAATTTCATGGCTCTGAAATTTAatataattaaataataatttaattaagCATTGAATGTTACCTAATGGTCTATCACATACCACCTATGGTTAGCCATTTGATAATAATTACTAAATAAGCAGTACAGAAAATACTAATACAGTTATCAAGTCTGTTAAATGTAAAAAACCTCAGTGGTAATCATTGTATAAAGAACCTCTCAAGAGCTTTGACccaagattttaattttttatgggGTTTTGTTACATTATTAAGGTAGACAATGCTCTTactcaatttaatttcaattttcactttcCATGTGCATGAGCTCATAGAGATGTAAAAGAAACAGTGCTGGACATGAAGAAAAGccattgaaatcattttgttacaatttttttcttaactgcAAAATATATTGAGTGATTAAGTTTATGAAATCAATGTAAACATCTATTGAACACTTTTCTGGAAGGAACTTTATGTTTCTTGTTTTCATACTCTTAAGATTTCTCGGATCAGTTGAAGTGAGTGGCTTCAAGGGAAATGATATCATATGTGATGCTATGAGAGAGGTATGCTTGAGTTTTTTGCCAGTGTTAttacagtttgttttctttcttttttccatttgaaaggATTCATCTCTGTATctcaaaatctttaaaaacatCAGATCCTTCTGATACCTTGTAAAAGCAAGTGATAGATGAACACCAGTCCTTTGCTTGTATGATCCATCCTTACTGAACCTCtcacttgttttttcttttattccccccccccccctgaaaAGAACTGCCAGGCTGTTTTGAAGACTATCAGCTACTTTCAAGAATCCTGCTTGCACCCATTGCATTCATAAATGCATAAATTTTACAATTCAACAGGCCTTTGTATAGGTTGTGTAACATGGTGTACCTTTGATGTTGGGATCCAATATTAGGGGTCTGCAGAGTCCTATAcatcaaaacctttttttattataataataattataattttttaacaccTTTCAGATTGTAAAACAGCATCAAC from Pocillopora verrucosa isolate sample1 chromosome 1, ASM3666991v2, whole genome shotgun sequence includes:
- the LOC131788762 gene encoding C-Jun-amino-terminal kinase-interacting protein 1-like, which produces MLNSAASTLVDSDLARTGERETIGRNITSLYGNAKNNTETLKEQLETFTIKNKDVLRDHRDKMTSRTSTVEENGHVKQSRDVGNVSEQKIMSPKTERGRRLLPATPKSLYLSQSPVTPSINYSAEIVTLKSKRLSTSSSRSSNTSLSSEDDLGRSKIKQTHIALYKFVARHDDEVSLETGDAVHVNKKDEDLWFVGINLRTGESGIFPSRYVSDILRESDVQDNSKRGTQVNQFSVRFLGSVEVSGFKGNDIICDAMREIVKQHQLTSVTKPPACLLDVSERGIRITEHPQGPLGGKDSASNKKSSRRKLGKLFDRDGKETLTQSHYFALKNVTFCGCHPQNARFFAFITKHPEDHRFACHVFMSEYSTEPVANAVGLAFKKFYAEFLDYQAPIEDFYIE